The Candidatus Zixiibacteriota bacterium genomic interval ATCTGGGTAAAGGAGAGGGGCACCAACGAGGGACTCGGCAGGGCACGCGGCAATTCGCCGAAGCGCCCTCCAATGGTTTCCACGTCGAGTTTGAAGAGGGCGACGGCCGCAGTTGCGACGACCATGGCGATTAGCATGGACGGGAGCCGTGGAGCCATCCGTCGCACCAGCACGATGACGGCAATGGTGCCGATACCAACGGCGGCCGTGGCGGGGTCGATCGTCCTGAAGTAGACGAGGTATTCGACCCATTTGTCAACAAATTCGACCGGCACTTCCTCCATGCGGAGTCCGAGGAGGTCCTTGATCTGAGTCGAGAAAATCACTACGGCGATACCGGAGGTGAAGCCGGTCACGACCGGAAGCGGGATGAATTTAATCAGGGCGCCCATGCGCGCCAGTCCGAGCGCAATCAGAAGGCCCCCGGCCAGCAGCATCGACCAGACGAGGCCTACGTAACCGTGAGTGGAGGCTATCCCCGCCACGATGACAATAAATGCGCCGGTCGGCCCACCGATCTGCACTTTCGATCCGCCCAACGCCGAGATGAGGAAACCGGCGACAATCGCGGTGAACAGCCCGCGTTCCGGAGGAAGGCCGCTGGCGATCGCAAAGGCCATGGCCAGCGGCAGGGCGACGAACCCGACCGTGACGCCGGCAAACACGTCGTGCATGAAGTGAGCCTTGTCGTAAGACTTAAGCGAATGGACGATTTCCGGTCTAAACATACTCCGTCTTTCACTCGGGTGACGTCCCGGCGCATCTCATGTGCCGCCGGGGCAGGATTGGACTATCTGGCCCCACGATATCCGATTTGCGAACGAGCCGGGGAATATAGTGGAGCCGCCCGAGATTCGGCAAGAGGATATTTGACGAGTTGCGATGCAGTTTGTGCGGGCACCAAACCCCCGGCGGTGCGCGTCATACCCGCCCTATATCCAGCGTCCGCTTGGCTGCCGGGTCGACAGCCGAGCCGCCGGGGAACGATTGCCGTCACTTGGCCCGATGGGCGAGCGCTGCCTTGACTGAGTCAACTCGGGGATCGGTGTAGGGGTTGGCATACTGAAGGAACAATTCAAGGTAGCGGAGTTCGCCGTCGCTGTCGCCGGTCTTGACACACAACTGCGCCAGGCTGTGGTAAATCTCGGCGGCGGTCGGGTCGATTGTCAGTGCGGTATTGTAGTCAATGAGCGCCTCATCGAATCGACCCAGGATCTTGTAGATCTCTCCTCGGTTGTTGAAATGGTACGGATTGCTCGGATCGCGTTCGATCAACGCGTTCATGACGACCAGCGCGCTGTCCATTTCATTGAGCCGGAACAGCGCGTGCGCCAGTTCGCCCAAGGCGGGCAGAAAGGTCGGCTCACTGAGAAACGCTCTCTCAAAGTCGTTTGCGGCATCTTCCCACTGTTTCCTCTCTGCCAGGATACGACCCCGATTGTACCGCGCGGGAAAGAATCCCGGGTCGCGTTCTATAGCCCGAGAATAGTCCAGAAAAGCCGAATCAACTTCTCCCAGTTCGTTGTAGCAGACGCCGCGGTTGAAGTAGGCGTTTGGATAGGTCGGCGCCTCGCGAATCGCCTGGTCGTACAGAACAAGCGCTCTGCGGCAATCTCCGGACCGACCGAGCTCATTGGCCTGAGTAACCAGGAGGTTGGGATCGCCGTTCGCGGCTCTTCCGCCAATCTGGACAACCGCAAGTATGAGCACCAGTTTGCAGAGTCGATGGACCTGGATCATGAATCCTCCCGTTTCGCGCGGCTTGCGCCGCTGTTGCGATTTCCCATGTACTCATTTGTCGGCGCGGTCAGGGAAATGGTGTAGGTGGAATCCGATGAAGTGAAATGAGCAAGCGGCGGGAGAAGTTACGTACGAACCAAGGACCAAGACACCGCCGGTCCTATCCGACGCAGGTCCAGGAGCCGTTGACCTTCCGGAAGCCGTGGTCGAGGAGTATGTCCTCGGGGATGTCGAGGCCGATATCGAGCATTTCCTCGAATACTTCCCGGTCGCTGCGCGAGCCGTACTTCTCGTCGAAGTCGCTGTAATCGACGTCGCAGGTGAAGTATTCGTAATACAGCGGCGTGCCGTCGGCTGTGCGGCGGATATTCCCGTTTTCGTCGCGAAGGCATTCGTTTTCGTCGGGCATAGCTGCCTCCTTTGCGTGTGATTGGTGTTGAAATTGATAGAAACTGATATTTGTTCAGTTGGCGCGAAGCGAGTCCGAGTCATCGGACCAGTTGTCGAGCACCGCGCGGATGGAATCCAGCCCGGCAATACTATCGCACGCCAGGCTTTCGGAACACTGTACCGTCATTTCCAGGGCCGCCCGCTCCCTGGCTCTGTCGCCGATGGTATGATATATTCGTGCCCGGGCATGATGCACCCAGGCGAACCAGATGTCACTGACCTCATTACCCTTCACGGTCAGATCGTGTAACCCGGCTTCCACGTCGTCCAGATCGGCCAGTGCTTCATCGGTCCGCCGCATGTCCATCAGCACCACCGCCCGGTTAAAGTGGTAGCCGGGGAAATTGGGATTTCGCGTCACTAGCAACGTGGCCACCGACAGGGCGCTGTCGAACGATTTCATCAGATAGAGGGAGCGCGTGAGCCGCTCCAGTGGCGCCACCTTGGTGGTATCGATAGTATAGGCTTTGCTGTAGGCCCCCACCGCTGACGGGTACTCCTGCCGCAGCTCGTGAACGATCCCGCAGCCCAGGTAGGCCCAGCTGCTGGTAGAGTCATAGCGAATCGCCGAACGGTAGTCTATCAGGGCCGAGTCGTAGATTCCCAGTTCACGATAACAATCGGCCCGGGCATTGTAGGCGTCGGCATATTCAGGGTTTTCCCGAAGCGCTTTGTTGTACATCTCCATCGCGTTGCGACATTTGCCCTGCCACCGATACCCAGCGCCCTGACTGAGGAAGTACTCCGGCCGGCTGATACAGGACAGCGAACTCAGCAACGGCAGGAGCAAGAACAACAGCAAGAGAAGTACAGGCTGAATCCGCACACGAGTGACCGTATGGAGGCAATTGCGGGTCGAGTCGACTTTCAACTGGAACATAAGAAACCTCCCGCCTATGGGCCCGATACGTTCCCCACAGCAATCAAGGAACGAAATTGGGAGGGAAATGTCAACGAATCGACAGGACGCGGCGGGAAATCGGGCATAAAAAAATGCCGAAGGTGGGATTTGAACCCACACGCCCGTACAGGCACTGCGCCCTGAACACAGCGTGTCTACCAGTTTCACCACTTCGGCATTTTCAGATCTGAGTCTGCAGCCCGGTTTCCCGGCCCGCAGGGAGACCAATATACGGGCTCATTGGGAAAAGGCAATGAGATTTTTCCCCGCCATCCCGCATGATGCCGCGTCGTCCGGATCGGGAGATCTCGTACCCGGAGATACAGTCGACGCGGCGCTCGCTGCGGGCGACGCCCCCATCCGGTAAGGAGTTACCGACGCGTATGTGGGTTTAATAATCTATGATCATATTTTCGTATCGATTGGAGTCGGTCAGTGGTCGGGTCCGGCTTGTGCATATTTTCCCAAAATCGTCCATTTTCGTTGCTATATGAAACAGGCCAACCGGTTAAACGCTTGACATTTACGAGGCGATCCGTATTTTAAAATTGTTGGCTTGGCGAAAAAGTCGCTGCCGGAGAGTCAGTCTCAGGAGCACACTCGGTCCGATCAGACGTTTACCGCATTGATGCCGTGATTAAAGCTCGAACCACCTGCATACCGCTCACAGCAGCGCTCGCGTGGCGCGTGGTGTTTGGAGTTCGCGCCTGATGCGGCTGTGGGTCCGTTTCGATCGTCGCCTGTCTGCCCGGATTGCTCTCCCCGTTACATATACCACATACTTCAGCCGCGGATCCCGCATACTGTCTATAGACGATACGAAGAATAGAGATAAAACCTGAAACCCGTGAAACATGTAAGGTGCGTATGAAAATCCGGAGCGCTATTGGAATGTTGCTGGCCTGCCTGCTCGCCACCGGGGCAGTGTACGGCCAGGTCAGCCATGGGGGCGAACCTGTCAGTTTCTCGAGCGCGGTCAAGTCGTCGATCGACTCCCGTCTGATGCCCTCGATAAACGTCGACGAACTAATCGCCGAGGATGCTGCCGAACCCAAGGATGTGCCGCAGCGGTTCGGCTGGCCACATGAAGTCGACTATACGCTGTCCAATTCCGGAACCTGGGACACCCTGCCGAACGGCGATCGCCTGTGGCGGCTGCGGGTGGCCTCGCCGGGCGCCTATTCGATCAACATTCTGTACGAACGGTTCGATATCCCCAACGGGGCGCGGCTGTTTTTGTACAATGCGGATAAGTCGCACGTGATCGGATCGTTCACGTTCGAGAACATGCAGCCGGACGGCCGTTTTGCGACGCAGCCGGTCATGGGCGACCAGGTCGTAATCGAGTATTACGAGCCGTTTTTGGTGCGCGGCAAGGGCGACATCCAGATA includes:
- a CDS encoding tetratricopeptide repeat protein, translated to MIQVHRLCKLVLILAVVQIGGRAANGDPNLLVTQANELGRSGDCRRALVLYDQAIREAPTYPNAYFNRGVCYNELGEVDSAFLDYSRAIERDPGFFPARYNRGRILAERKQWEDAANDFERAFLSEPTFLPALGELAHALFRLNEMDSALVVMNALIERDPSNPYHFNNRGEIYKILGRFDEALIDYNTALTIDPTAAEIYHSLAQLCVKTGDSDGELRYLELFLQYANPYTDPRVDSVKAALAHRAK
- a CDS encoding tetratricopeptide repeat protein yields the protein MFQLKVDSTRNCLHTVTRVRIQPVLLLLLFLLLPLLSSLSCISRPEYFLSQGAGYRWQGKCRNAMEMYNKALRENPEYADAYNARADCYRELGIYDSALIDYRSAIRYDSTSSWAYLGCGIVHELRQEYPSAVGAYSKAYTIDTTKVAPLERLTRSLYLMKSFDSALSVATLLVTRNPNFPGYHFNRAVVLMDMRRTDEALADLDDVEAGLHDLTVKGNEVSDIWFAWVHHARARIYHTIGDRARERAALEMTVQCSESLACDSIAGLDSIRAVLDNWSDDSDSLRAN